The following proteins are encoded in a genomic region of Rhizobium sp. CCGE531:
- the pheS gene encoding phenylalanine--tRNA ligase subunit alpha, which produces MTELVTLETQLMAEVASATDEQSIEAVRVAALGKKGSVSELLKTLGSMSPEERQTRGAAINALKNSVTDAINERKGALRDAAIEAKLKAETVDVSLPVRSSPAERGRIHPISQIVDEITAIFGDMGFSIAEGPDVETDYYNFTALNFPEGHPAREMHDTFFFQPDEKGERKVLRTHTSPVQIRTMEAQKPPIRIIIPGKTYRQDSDATHSPMFHQVEGLVIDKTANVGNIRWVLEEFCKTFFEVDNVTMRFRPSFFPFTEPSFEVDIQCDRSGPIVKFGEGTDWMEILGCGMVHPNVLRYGGLDPDEYQGFAWGMGLDRIAMLKYGMPDLRDFFNADVRWMNHYGFRPLDMPTLFGGLSA; this is translated from the coding sequence ATGACGGAACTCGTAACACTTGAAACCCAACTCATGGCCGAAGTGGCCTCGGCGACCGACGAACAGTCGATCGAGGCTGTGAGGGTCGCCGCGCTCGGCAAGAAGGGCTCGGTTTCGGAACTGTTGAAGACGCTGGGCTCGATGTCGCCGGAAGAACGGCAGACGCGCGGTGCTGCGATCAACGCCTTGAAGAATTCCGTCACCGATGCGATCAATGAACGCAAGGGCGCGCTGCGCGATGCCGCGATCGAGGCGAAGCTGAAGGCCGAGACCGTCGATGTCAGCCTGCCGGTCCGCTCATCGCCTGCCGAACGCGGCCGCATTCACCCGATCAGCCAGATCGTCGACGAGATCACCGCGATTTTCGGCGACATGGGTTTCTCGATCGCCGAGGGTCCGGATGTCGAGACCGATTACTATAACTTCACGGCGCTGAACTTCCCGGAAGGCCATCCGGCCCGCGAGATGCACGACACCTTCTTCTTCCAGCCGGATGAAAAGGGTGAGCGCAAGGTGCTGCGCACGCATACCTCGCCGGTGCAGATCCGCACCATGGAAGCGCAGAAGCCGCCGATCCGCATCATTATCCCCGGCAAGACCTACCGCCAGGATAGCGACGCGACGCATTCGCCGATGTTCCATCAGGTGGAAGGCCTAGTCATCGACAAGACCGCCAATGTCGGCAATATCCGCTGGGTGCTGGAAGAGTTCTGCAAGACCTTCTTCGAGGTCGACAATGTAACGATGCGGTTCCGCCCGTCCTTCTTCCCGTTCACCGAGCCGTCCTTCGAAGTCGATATCCAGTGCGACCGCTCCGGCCCGATCGTCAAGTTCGGCGAGGGCACCGACTGGATGGAAATCCTCGGCTGCGGCATGGTGCATCCGAACGTGCTGCGCTATGGCGGCCTCGATCCGGACGAATACCAGGGCTTTGCCTGGGGCATGGGCCTCGACCGCATCGCCATGCTGAAATACGGCATGCCCGACCTGCGCGACTTCTTCAACGCCGACGTCCGCTGGATGAACCACTATGGCTTCCGCCCGCTCGACATGCCGACTTTGTTCGGCGGTCTGAGCGCGTAA
- the pheT gene encoding phenylalanine--tRNA ligase subunit beta, which produces MKFTLSWLKEHLETDATLDEICARLTMIGLEVEEVDDKAAFKPFVIAKVLSAEKHPQADRLKVLMVDTGIGAPVQVVCGAPNARAGLVGAFAAPGTYVPGLDVTLAIGNIRGVESRGMMCSEKELEISDSHDGIIDLPEDAPIGTSFATYAGLDDPVIEINLTPNRPDCTSVYGIARDLAASGLGTLKPHKAPSFAVEGETPTELKIDLDDIRLCPGFALRLVRGVKNGPSPKWMQQRLLAIGLRPISALVDITNYMTFDQGRPMHVFDAAKVKGNLVVRRARDGETVLALDEREYKLNPGNVVISDDNGVESIGGIMGGEHSGCDENTTDVLIESALWDPMNIAKSGRSLGIITDARYRFERGVDPEYMVPGLERTTELVLASCGGTAAKAQVEGYKGYEAKVVDFPLSEVKRLTGLEVSADESKSILTKLGFSVSGSGERISVAVPSWRPDVDGKADLVEEIMRIHGVDNIKPQPLSSHAAVNGKILTTLQIRTRTAKRALASRGMLEAVTWSFISEDQAKLFGGGSTALKLANPIAADMSDMRPSLLPGLLSAAQRNADKGYGDVAIFEVSGTYENDTPEGQRRVAGGIRRGTATLAGAGRMWSNAAKGGGKPVDVFDAKADALAVIEACGLPIGNIQIEQGGPAWYHPGRSGTIKIGPKVVLGYFGEFHPKTLEALDVSGALAGFEVYVDAMPEPKKKATRTKPALELSPFQAVKRDFAFVVDKSVEAGAVIRAAVGADRKLVTGVNVFDIFEGASLGEGKKSIAIEVQIQPAERTLTDEDFEALTQKIVANVTKSTGGVLRA; this is translated from the coding sequence ATGAAATTCACACTCTCCTGGCTGAAAGAGCACCTGGAAACGGACGCCACGCTCGATGAGATCTGCGCCCGCCTGACGATGATCGGGCTGGAAGTGGAGGAGGTCGACGACAAGGCGGCGTTCAAGCCCTTCGTCATCGCCAAGGTTCTGTCGGCTGAAAAGCACCCGCAGGCCGATCGCCTGAAGGTGCTGATGGTCGATACCGGCATCGGCGCGCCGGTTCAGGTGGTCTGCGGCGCGCCGAATGCGCGTGCGGGCCTCGTCGGCGCCTTCGCTGCCCCGGGTACCTATGTTCCCGGCCTCGACGTGACGCTTGCGATCGGCAACATCCGCGGCGTCGAGAGCCGCGGCATGATGTGCTCGGAAAAGGAGCTGGAAATCTCCGACAGCCATGACGGCATCATCGACCTGCCCGAAGATGCGCCCATCGGCACGAGCTTTGCCACCTATGCCGGCCTCGACGATCCGGTCATCGAGATCAACCTGACGCCGAACCGCCCGGATTGCACCAGCGTCTACGGCATCGCCCGCGATCTCGCCGCTTCCGGCCTCGGCACGCTCAAGCCGCACAAGGCACCGTCTTTCGCCGTCGAAGGCGAAACGCCAACCGAGTTGAAGATCGATCTGGACGATATCAGGCTTTGCCCCGGCTTCGCCCTTCGCCTCGTGCGCGGCGTCAAGAACGGCCCGAGCCCGAAGTGGATGCAGCAGCGCCTGCTCGCCATCGGTCTGCGCCCGATCAGCGCGCTGGTCGATATCACCAACTACATGACCTTCGACCAGGGCCGGCCGATGCACGTCTTCGATGCCGCCAAGGTCAAGGGCAATCTGGTCGTGCGCCGCGCCAGAGACGGCGAGACCGTGCTGGCGCTGGATGAGCGCGAATACAAGCTCAACCCCGGCAATGTCGTTATTTCCGATGATAATGGCGTCGAGTCGATCGGCGGCATCATGGGCGGCGAGCATTCCGGCTGCGACGAGAACACCACGGATGTGTTGATCGAGTCGGCGCTCTGGGACCCGATGAACATCGCCAAGAGCGGCCGCAGCCTCGGCATCATCACCGATGCGCGCTATCGTTTCGAGCGCGGCGTCGATCCGGAATACATGGTGCCCGGCCTCGAGCGCACGACGGAGCTGGTGCTTGCCAGCTGCGGCGGCACGGCCGCCAAGGCCCAAGTCGAAGGCTACAAGGGCTATGAGGCCAAGGTCGTCGATTTCCCGCTGTCGGAAGTCAAGCGCCTGACCGGCCTCGAAGTCTCGGCCGATGAGAGCAAATCCATCCTGACGAAGCTCGGCTTCTCGGTCTCCGGTTCCGGCGAGCGCATTTCGGTCGCCGTTCCCTCCTGGCGCCCGGATGTCGACGGCAAGGCCGATCTCGTCGAAGAAATCATGCGCATCCACGGCGTCGACAACATCAAGCCGCAGCCGCTTAGCAGCCATGCCGCCGTCAACGGCAAGATCCTGACAACGCTGCAGATCCGCACCCGCACGGCCAAGCGCGCGCTTGCCTCGCGCGGCATGCTGGAAGCCGTCACCTGGTCCTTCATTTCCGAAGACCAGGCCAAGCTCTTCGGTGGCGGCTCCACTGCGCTGAAGCTTGCCAATCCGATCGCTGCCGATATGTCCGACATGCGTCCGTCGCTGTTGCCGGGCCTGCTTTCGGCCGCGCAGCGCAACGCCGACAAGGGCTATGGCGACGTCGCGATCTTCGAAGTCTCCGGTACCTACGAGAATGACACGCCCGAGGGCCAGCGTCGCGTCGCCGGCGGTATCCGCCGCGGCACGGCAACGCTTGCCGGCGCCGGCCGCATGTGGTCGAACGCCGCCAAGGGCGGCGGCAAGCCGGTCGACGTCTTCGATGCCAAGGCCGATGCTCTCGCTGTCATCGAAGCCTGCGGCCTGCCGATCGGCAATATCCAGATCGAGCAGGGCGGCCCGGCCTGGTATCACCCCGGCCGTTCCGGCACCATCAAGATAGGCCCGAAGGTCGTGCTCGGCTACTTCGGTGAATTCCATCCGAAGACACTGGAAGCGCTCGACGTGTCAGGCGCGCTCGCCGGCTTCGAAGTCTATGTCGATGCCATGCCCGAACCGAAGAAGAAGGCGACGCGCACCAAGCCGGCACTGGAGCTGTCTCCGTTCCAGGCCGTCAAGCGCGACTTCGCCTTCGTGGTCGACAAGTCGGTAGAAGCCGGCGCCGTCATCCGCGCCGCCGTCGGTGCCGACCGCAAACTGGTGACCGGCGTCAACGTCTTCGACATCTTCGAGGGCGCATCGCTCGGCGAAGGCAAGAAGTCCATCGCGATCGAAGTGCAGATCCAGCCGGCCGAGCGCACGCTCACCGACGAGGATTTCGAGGCCCTGACGCAGAAGATCGTGGCGAATGTGACGAAGTCGACGGGTGGGGTGCTGAGAGCGTAA
- a CDS encoding nuclear transport factor 2 family protein, whose amino-acid sequence MSEEQAIRAVVHLYVDGMAFANEPALRKAFHPRADIIGNYQGAVEWMTRDEFIAAIVEQGSAPPDTIPLMEIELIDIEGDAASVKVVDEFAGMRFSDYLSLVKIDGRWSVVNKVYHLHR is encoded by the coding sequence ATGTCGGAAGAGCAAGCAATCCGTGCGGTTGTTCATCTCTATGTCGATGGCATGGCATTCGCGAACGAGCCGGCGCTGCGCAAAGCCTTCCATCCGCGAGCCGATATCATCGGCAACTATCAAGGCGCGGTGGAATGGATGACGCGGGATGAATTCATTGCCGCCATCGTCGAACAAGGCAGCGCGCCCCCGGACACGATACCGCTGATGGAAATCGAGCTGATCGACATCGAAGGCGATGCGGCCAGCGTCAAGGTCGTCGACGAATTCGCCGGCATGCGGTTTTCGGACTATCTATCATTGGTGAAAATCGATGGGCGGTGGAGCGTGGTGAATAAGGTGTATCATCTGCATCGGTGA
- the pbpC gene encoding penicillin-binding protein 1C, with amino-acid sequence MKRRWKIAIGFGATASAAVALVFGLEAADRAYPPPLDGARVVSAEVLDANGDLLRAFATPEGRWRLKTGVADVDPQYLRMLVAYEDRRFYDHHGVDPMAIGRAILQLVTHGRIVSGGSTLSMQVARLIEPRGERSMTAKLLQVVRAIQIERRLSKEQILDLYLTHAPYGGNLEGVRAASLAYFGKEPRHLTVAQAGLLVALPQLPERRRPDRNLAAAQAARHRVLERAAVATVIGEGEAERASLSPIPAQRRQLPAYAAHLAELALRKQPGIIKHKTTLRRDVQQGLEAVADTAAKRLGPKVSVAMIMADAKTGEILGEVGSANYFDSSRSGWVDMTRVLRSPGSTLKPFIYGLAFEQGYVAQETIIEDRPADFYGYRPRNFDMTYQGDVSVRQALQLSLNVPAVRLLDAVGPTRLLVRFRRAEVKPKLPPNEAPGLAIGLGGVGVTLKDLVQLYAGLANRGKAMRIGDGIQDEPGPIDGEPLMEPIAVWNITDILSDIIAPRGSKQLGIAYKTGTSYGNRDAWSIGYDGAHVLGVWVGRPDNGAVPGLAGYVSAAPILFEAFAKSGVAITPFPPAPMGAVRIAPTELPISQRRFSVTAAGLLAASSREPAPQIVYPPEGARVDLGAGGGNEIMPLALKLQGGRAPFRWLANGKPLPDMSRRRTNQWTPDGAGYSTLTVIDAAGRAASVRVFVE; translated from the coding sequence ATGAAGAGACGATGGAAGATTGCGATCGGCTTCGGAGCCACTGCCTCGGCGGCGGTGGCGCTGGTCTTCGGCCTTGAGGCTGCGGACCGCGCCTATCCGCCGCCGCTGGACGGTGCCCGCGTGGTCTCGGCTGAGGTGCTCGACGCCAATGGCGATCTCCTGCGCGCCTTCGCCACGCCCGAGGGCCGCTGGCGGCTGAAGACCGGCGTTGCCGATGTCGATCCGCAATATCTGCGCATGCTGGTCGCCTATGAGGACCGCCGCTTCTACGATCACCACGGCGTCGATCCGATGGCGATCGGCCGCGCCATCCTGCAACTCGTCACGCATGGCCGTATCGTCTCCGGCGGTTCGACACTCTCCATGCAGGTGGCGCGCCTGATCGAGCCGCGCGGCGAGCGTTCGATGACGGCGAAGCTGCTGCAGGTCGTCCGCGCCATCCAGATCGAGCGGCGGCTCAGCAAGGAACAAATCCTCGACCTTTACCTGACGCACGCGCCCTATGGCGGCAATCTGGAGGGCGTTCGAGCCGCGAGCCTTGCCTATTTCGGCAAGGAGCCGCGGCACCTGACCGTCGCGCAGGCAGGCCTGCTCGTGGCGCTGCCGCAGCTGCCGGAAAGGCGCCGGCCGGACCGCAACCTCGCCGCCGCCCAGGCCGCCCGCCACCGCGTCCTCGAGCGCGCCGCCGTCGCCACTGTTATCGGCGAAGGCGAAGCGGAACGGGCGTCGCTCTCCCCTATTCCGGCTCAGCGGCGGCAATTGCCGGCCTATGCCGCGCATCTGGCCGAGCTGGCGCTCCGCAAACAGCCCGGCATCATCAAGCACAAGACAACGCTACGGCGCGACGTGCAGCAGGGCCTGGAAGCCGTTGCCGATACGGCGGCAAAGCGGCTCGGACCGAAGGTCTCGGTCGCCATGATCATGGCCGACGCCAAGACCGGCGAGATCCTCGGCGAAGTCGGCTCGGCCAACTATTTCGATTCTTCCCGCTCGGGCTGGGTCGACATGACCCGCGTGCTGCGCTCGCCCGGCTCGACGCTGAAGCCTTTCATCTATGGCCTTGCCTTCGAGCAGGGCTATGTGGCGCAGGAGACGATCATCGAGGATCGCCCCGCCGATTTCTACGGCTACCGCCCCCGCAATTTCGACATGACCTACCAGGGCGATGTCAGCGTGCGCCAGGCGCTGCAGCTGTCGCTCAACGTGCCGGCCGTGCGCCTGCTCGACGCTGTCGGACCGACGCGGCTGCTGGTGCGCTTCCGCCGCGCCGAGGTGAAGCCGAAGCTGCCGCCGAACGAAGCGCCTGGCCTTGCGATCGGCCTCGGCGGCGTTGGCGTCACGCTGAAGGACCTCGTTCAGCTCTATGCCGGGCTCGCCAATCGCGGCAAGGCGATGCGGATCGGCGACGGCATCCAGGACGAGCCGGGACCGATTGACGGCGAGCCCCTGATGGAGCCGATCGCGGTCTGGAATATCACCGACATTCTCTCGGACATCATCGCGCCGCGCGGCAGCAAGCAGCTGGGCATCGCCTACAAGACCGGAACCAGCTACGGCAACCGCGATGCATGGTCGATCGGCTATGACGGCGCACATGTGCTCGGCGTTTGGGTCGGCCGGCCGGACAATGGCGCCGTGCCGGGGCTGGCGGGCTATGTTTCGGCCGCCCCCATCCTGTTCGAAGCCTTCGCCAAATCGGGCGTCGCCATAACCCCCTTCCCTCCGGCTCCGATGGGCGCCGTGCGTATCGCGCCGACCGAACTGCCGATCAGCCAGCGGCGCTTTTCCGTCACCGCCGCCGGGCTGCTGGCCGCTTCGAGCCGCGAGCCGGCACCGCAGATCGTCTATCCGCCGGAAGGGGCGCGCGTCGATCTCGGCGCAGGCGGCGGCAACGAGATCATGCCGCTGGCGCTGAAGCTGCAAGGAGGCCGGGCGCCGTTCCGCTGGCTCGCCAACGGCAAGCCGCTGCCCGACATGTCGCGCCGCCGCACCAACCAGTGGACGCCCGACGGCGCCGGCTATTCGACGCTGACCGTCATCGATGCGGCCGGACGGGCGGCAAGCGTGCGGGTTTTCGTGGAATAG